One Mycolicibacterium sp. ND9-15 genomic window, TGTTGAGGAACGCCAACGTCGGCACCGCGAGCAACGCGCCCACGATCCCCGCAAGCACGCCGCCGCCGGCGATCACCAGCACGATCGCCAGCGGATGGATCGACACCGCCCGGCCCATCACCAGCGGCTGCAGCACATGGCCTTCCAGTTGCTGCACCGCGATGATCAGACCGAGCGTGATCAGCGCATAGATCACGCCCTTGGCGATCAGCGCGACGACCACCGCGAGGAAACCGGCGACGACGGCGCCGACCAGCGGAACGAACGCGCCGAGGAACACCAGCGACGCCAACGGCAACGCCAGCGGCACCCCCATGATGGCCAGGCCGGTACCGATGCCGACCGCGTCGACGAGCGCGACCAGGAACGTCGCCCTGATGTAACCGACCAGCGAGTGAAACCCCGCCCGGCCCGCGTCGCGCACCCGTTCGCGCACGTTCGCGGGGAAGATCTTGGTGACGAACGCGTAGATGTTGCGTCCGCCCTGTAGCAGGAAGATCAAGGTGAACAGGACCAGCAGGGCGCCGGTGACGATCTCGGTGACCGTGCCCGCCGTCGACAACGCGCCGGTGGTCAGCCTCTCCTGGTTGTCCCGGAGGGCCTCTATCGCGGCGTCGCCCGAGCGCTCGATCTGCTCGCGGCTCAGCCCCAGCGGCCCGTCGATCAACCAGCTGCGCACACCGTCGATGCTGCGGCTGACCTGCTCGGTCAACTCCGGTGCGCCCTCGATGAATTGGCTGACGACGAACGCGAGGATGCCGCCGACCACGGCGAAACCGCTGAGCAGCATCAGCGCCACCGCACCACCGCGCGGCGCACCGCGGCGGTCCAGGAAGTCGACCGCCGGCATCAGCAGCGCGGCCAGCATCGTGGCAATCGCCACCGGCACGACGATGATCTCCAGTCGCTTGACCGTCCACAGCAGGACGACCACGGCGGCGAAGATCACCAGCAGTCGCCATGACCATGCAGCGGCCTTGCGAACGAGCGGCGAGACCGCCTCGTCATCGATAGAACTGCCCCCTGGCATCCCGATAGCGTAACGGCCTGCCCGTCCGGCGGCCGGTTCTCGGGAAACGGCCGGGCCACGCACTACCCTGATCCCGTGGCCCACGACGCGCCTGCGAGTGCACCCCGCAGCCAAGGTCGGGGCACACGCAGCAAGTTCCGGTGGCTGCGGTGGGTGGTTCTCGCCGCAGCGGCCGTCGTGCTGACCGTCGAACTGGGTCTGGTGTGGGATCAGCTCGCAAAGGCCTGGCACAGCCTCTATTCCGCCGACTGGTGGTGGGTGCTGGCGGCGGTCGGCACCGCGCTGGCGTCCATGCACTTCTTCGGTGACATTCAGCGCAAGCTCCTGCGGTCGGCGGAAGTGCCTGTGCGGCAGTGGCATTCGCAGGCGGCGTTTTACGCCGGCAACTCGCTGAGCACGACGCTCCCCGGTGGTCCGGTGTTGTCGGCCACGTTCATCTACCGCCAGCAGCGGCTCTGGGGTGCGACACCGGTCATCGCCTCCTGGCAGCTCGTGATGTCAGGAGCGCTGCAGGTGATCAGCCTGGCGCTGCTGGGGCTGGGCAGCGCGTTCTTCCTCGGCGCCAAGCACAATCCGTTCTCGCTGATCTTCACGCTGACCGGATTCATCATGCTGATCGTGCTGGCGCAGGCGGTGGCCTCCCGGCCGGATCTGCTCGACGGCACCGGTGTGCGGGTGCTGTCGTGGGTGAACTACCTGCGAGCCAAGCCATCCCACAACGGGTTGGCCAAGTGGCGCGAGACGCTGGCGCAGCTCGAGTCGGTGAAGCTGAGCCGCAGCCAACTCAGCGTGGCGTTCGTCTGGTCGATGTTCACCCTCGTGACGGGCGTGGGAACGTTGCTGTTCGCCTGCTATGCCGCCGGCGGGCGGCCCTCGTTGCTCGGGGTTGTCGTCGCCTATGTCGCGGCCCGCGCGGTCGGGTCAATCCCGTTGATGCCCGGCGGGTTACTGGTGGTCGAGGCGGTGCTGGTACCCGGCCTGGTGTCGGGGGGGATGACCCTGGCATCGGCGATTTCCGCGATGCTCATCTTCCGGTTGATCAGCTGGATCCTCATCGCCGGGATCGGATGGGTGGTGTTCTTGTTCATGTTCCGCACCGAGACGGACCTCGACCCCGACACATGCGAGCGACAGCCGTGATTCGCCCTACGTGACGAAAAGGCCGTTATGCCATTGCAATCGGATGTGATGACCGATGCCTACCGATAGCGGGGAACGGACCCGTGCGGCACTGACCGCACTGGCAACCGACGTGGCGTGCCTGATCGTGTTCGCCGCGGTCGGCCGGCGCAGCCACGCCGAAGGCGTGAACCTCGCCGGTGTCGCCGAGACGGCGTGGCCGTTCGTGGCCGGCGCCGCGATCGGTTGGGCGGCGTCGCTCGGTTGGCGACGGCCCTACGCGCTGATCCCGACCGGGGTCGTGGTGTGGGTGTGCACGATCGTGGTGGGAATGCTGCTGCGCAAACTGACGTCAGCCGGCGCCGCGCCGAGCTTTATTGTGGTGGCGTCGATTTCGACCGCCGTCCTGTTACTCGGCTGGCGTGTCGGGATCCGCCTCACGACCCGTCGCTGAGACAGTCAGGCACCCGGGTGCCCGCATCCTCCTGTCGCGCGGGCGACCCCGGCGCCAAACGCTTAGCTGTCGGCGATGCCGTCGCCGTCGGTGTCGCCGCAGCGGTTCTTGATGTCGACCAGGGGCTGGCGAATCCCGGTCAGCTCGGCCCTTATCTGAGGGTTCTGGTTCAGGTAGTCCTGCACCTTGCCGCGCACCTCTTCGCGCGGCAGGCCTTCGAGGCTGGTGAAGAACCAGTTCACGTCCGGGTGGCTGAACAGGTAGGCAGAAGTCGCCGCCGAGACGCCGGACGCCACACCGGCGAGGTCAGCCGCGGTGCAATTCGGCGGCTCGGCAGCCGCCAGTGGCATCGCGCCGAAGAACATCGCACCGGCAATCGCGCCAGTGCCGACGGTGCCAGCTACCGCGCGTCGCGCAGTACGGGCCGAGAGAGACATGGTTGAGCTCCTTCATCGGAAGTGGAGTGGCCGTAACCGTGGCGGTTACCGACATAAACCAACTGGGACCAACGAAGAAAAGCTAAGCAGAATGTCCGCAGAGTTTCCTGTCTTGCCGTCAACCAATCCCGGAAAACTCCGAATCCGCAGCTCAGATCGATACGGGGGGTTGCTGCGCGTCGTCGTCGGTCAGGGCAGACCGGCGATGGCCGACCCGGGCGCCGAGGCGCTGCCCTGCGAAACCGGGGACGCCGCATGCGGCTGTCCCGTGCTGCCCGCAGTGGACTGTCCCGGGCCAGCCGCGGTCGGCGCCTGCGCCGGCAAACTCCCGGGCAGGCCTCCGCCCTGCTGGGCGGCCTGCATCAGACCCATCAGTTGGGGCATCGTGAGCGGCAGTTTGCACTTGCCCGACAGGCCCGCCAGCGGCTGCTGCAACTGCTGCATGTCCTTGGCCACTTGCGGGTTGGCGTCGAAGTAGGTTTTCAGCGCAACCAAGGACTGCGGCCCTGCCTGCTGCTTGGAGATCGTCGTCAACGCCTGGTTTGTCTGCGGGTGCGCGTCGAGGTAGTCGCCGGTCGAGTTGGCTACCTCGCCGATCGTCCTGGCAACTTCGCTGGCCGCGCAGGGATCCTGCGCCGCGGTCGCCGACGGCAGCAACGGCTGGGCCGGTATCGCCAGCGCAGCTACCACGGCACCGCCCGCGGCGGAGGCAGCGAACACAGCGAAAAGGCCGCGACGTATCAGCCCGGTGGTCGTTTTCACGGACAAACTCCTAACGATTCGCGGACGATCTCAACGATCTCGACCGATCCGCAAATACTCTCGCGATGGACGGCGATCAGTCCCCGACGCCGAAAACGGCCGAGGCCCATCCTGCCATCCGGCTCGCTGCGGCGCTAATTCAGCGAGCCCGGGAACGAATGCAGCGCCGGTCGACCTGCTTTGGCGGTAACGCCGTTCGATCCGGTCGCGAGAATGGATTAGAACAGCTTGAGGCGTTGCTGGCAGTTTTCTCGCGACCTTGTCGAGGACGCTGAAGGATCCGGCAGCTTACCGCATGCTGCTGTACGCTTCGGCTACAAAACGCCGGGCAGAAAGCGGGGATCCAATCCAGCAATTCATGTTGCGCTTGAGCAGCAAACTGCGCAGATATCGCTGGGCGGTGTTCGCCGTATGGGTTCTCCTGCTCGTCCCCTCGATCTGGCTGGCACTCCACCAGTCCGGTCAACTCACCGGCGGTGGATTCGAGGTCGAAGGATCACAGTCCCTGCGGGTGCAGCGCGAACTGGAGCAGCATTTCCCTGATCAGGGGGCCTCACCGCTGGCGTTGGTCGCCGCCCCTCGCGCCGACGCCTCGTACCAGGACATGAACGACGCCGTCGCGCACCTCGAACGCCTCGCCGCCGAAGTGCCCAGCGTCAAGGTCGTCCCCAACCCGCTGGGGGGGCCGCCCGCGCGCAGCGCAGGGGGACAGCCGCCACCCCAGCCCGACCGGCCCTACGTCATCACGCTGCAACTGGACTTCAACAACACCGGCGCCGTCGACGTCGCCAAACAACTCCGCCAGAAGGTCGGCATCGACGGCGAGGACCCCGGCGAGATCGAGAACGGCCGGGTCAAGCTGTACGTGATCGGCCAGGGCGCGCTGGGTGCGGCCGCGGCCCAGGCCACCAAACACGACATCGCCCAGGCGGAGCAGTGGAATCTGCCGATCGTCCTGATCGTCCTGCTCGCGGTGTTCGGGTCGCTGGCCGCCGCGGCCATACCGCTGCTGTTGGGCATCTGCACCGTCGTGGTGACGATGGGCCTGGTCTATCTGTTGTCGATGTTCACGACGATGTCGGTGTTCGTCACGTCGACAGTGTCGATGTTCGGCATTGCGCTGGCGATCGACTACTCGCTGTTCATCCTCATGCGGTTCCGGGAGGAACTGCGCGCCGGCCGGGATCCGGAGCAGGCGGCGGACGCCGCGATGGCCACGTCCGGGCTGGCGGTGGTGCTGTCCGGGGTGACCGTGATCGCGTCGGTGACCGGGATCTACCTGATCCAGACCCCGGTGCTGGTGTCGATGGCCACCGGCGCCATCCTCGCCGTCGCGATTGCGGTCCTCACCTCCACCACTCTCACCCCGGCCGTGCTCGCGACGTTCGGCACGGCGGCGGCCAAACGCTCGTCGTATCTGCACTGGTCCAGAAGGTCGGAAGCCACCCAGTCCCGGTTCTGGACGCGCTGGACCGGGTGGGTGATGCGCCGGCCGTGGCTGTCGGCACTGGCCGCCGCGGCGCTCCTAATCACGCTGGCCGCGCCCGCATTCTCGATGTTGCTCGGCAACAGCATGCAGCGTCAGTTCGAGCCGACGCACGAGATCCGCGGCGGCGTCAATGCCGCGGCAGAAGCGCTGGGGCCCGGTGCGCTGGGGCCGGTGCGGGTGCTGGTGGCGTTCCCCGATGGCAATGCCGCGTCGGCGCCCGCCAAGGAACCGGTACTCGACGCGCTTCGCAAACGCATGGCGCAGGGCCCGAACGTGGTCTCGGTCGCCCCGCCGTCGTTCGGCGAGGACTACCGGCACGCGCTGCTGTCGGCGGTCCTGTCGGTTGACCCGGAGGACATGGGCGCGCGCGAAACCGTCGACTGGCTGCGCGCGGAGTTGCCGCAGACGCCCGGGGCCCAGAACGTGCACATCGACGTCGGCGGTCCGACCGCGCTGATCAAGGACTTCGATGACCAGGTGTCGGCCAAGCAGCCGCTGGTGTTCGTCTTCGTGGCGCTGATCGCATTCCTGATGCTTCTCATCGCGATCCGGTCGGTGGTCCTTGCGCTCAAGGGCGTTCTGATGACCGTCCTGTCGGTGGCGGCCGCCTACGGCAGCCTCGTCGCGGTCTTCCAGTGGGGCTGGTTGGCGGACCTGGGCTTCGAGCGGATCTCGTCGCTGGACAGCACGATCCCACCGCTGGTGCTGGCGATGACGTTCGGCTTGTCCATGGACTACGAGATCTTCCTGCTGACCCGCATCCGGGAACGCTTCCTGCAGACCCGCAACACTCGCGACGCGGTGGCCTACGGCGTGAGCACCAGCGCCAGAACCATCACCAGCGCGGCGCTGATCATGATCGCGGTGTTCACCGGGTTCGCGTTCGCGGGTATGCCGCTGGTGGCCCAACTCGGCGTGGCGTGCGCGGTGGCGATCGCGGTGGATGCGACGGTGGTGCGCCTCGTTCTGGTGCCGGCGCTGATGGCGATGTTCGACGAGTGGAACTGGTGGCTGCCCCGCTGGCTGGCCCGCATCCTGCCGTCGGTGGACTTCGAGAAGCCGCTGCCCAAGGTGGAACTGTCCGACCTCATCATCATCCCCGACGACCTCTCCTCGCTGTGCCCGACTGGGGCCGAGTTACGCACGGTCGTCAAGTCGGCAGCCAAGTTGAAGACCCTTGTGCCGCAAGCTGTTACGGTTGCCGACCCGCTCGCCTTCAGCGGCTGCGCCTGGGCCGCCCCGACCGTGAAGATGCGCAGTGTCGAACGGCTCAACCGTGGCCACCGCAACGGCGGCACCGCCACGGCGCTGGCCACCGTCGCACCGCCGGTGCATCCGGTGACGATGTGGCGGGGCCGGCTGTCGGTCGCCCTCGACGCGCTCGAGACCGCATCGGACTGCGAGCAGGCACCGATGCAACGGCGCAGCCCGATGGAAACCACCAACGTCCAACTGCCGACCGGTGACCGGCTGCAGATTCCGACGGCTGCGGAAACGTTACGGCTGAAGAGCTATCTCCTGATGTGTCGGAACTCCACCCGCGACTACGCCGAGTTCGCCGATCTCGTCGACTGCATGGACACGCGCACCGCGGCGGAAGTGCTGACCGCGATGGACCGGTACTACTCTGGTCAACAGTCAAGGAAGCAATGGGTGGCGACCCAGCTGGTGCGGCGGCTGGCCGACCCGCGACCTTCCGACGAGCACGACACCTGGATGTCGGGCCCTGAGGCGGAGGCGGAATGGGCCAAGGTTCAAGAGCGCTGCCTGTCGGTGGCGATCGCGATGCTGGAGGAGGCGAGGTGACGGTGAGTCCCGACATTCGGGATACCCGCCGCCCCGAGGGTCCCTCCGAGGACCGGCCGTCTGCGCCGCCCGCGCCGAAGCGGGCACCCGACGACCGGCCTGTCGAGTTCTGGCCCACCGCCGCAATCCGCGCGGCCCTGGAAACCGACGACCTCGCCGTCTGGCAGCGCATCGTCGCGGCGATCAAGCGGGATCCGTTCGGCCGGACCGCCCGCCAGGTCGAGGAGGTCCTCGACACGGCACGGCCGTACGGCGTGTCCAAGGCCCTCGCCGAGGTACTCACCCGGACCCGCGAACACCTGGAAGCCAACGAGCGTGAAGAGGTGGCCCGCCACATCCGCGCCCTTCTGGAGCACTCCGGCCTGAGCCGGCAGGAGTTCGCGTCGCGTATCGGGGTGCGCGCCGACGACTTCGCGGCGTTCCTCGGCGGCCGGACCAGCCCGTCGGCTTCGATGATGGTGCGGATGAAGCGACTCTCGGAGCGGTTCGCCCGGATGCGTTCGAGCCGGCCCGACGGCTGACCGGCTGGGTATACGCCGGGAATGGACCTCGAGCAGATTCTGCGGGAGACCCGCACGGTGGCGATCGTCGGCGCATCGCCCAACCCGCACCGCGCCAGTCACGAGATCTGGACCTACCTGAAGGCCGCAGCCGATTACGAGTTGTACCTGGTCAATCCGACCGTCACCGAGATCGAGGGCACCCCGGTCCACCCGTCACTGGCCGCGCTGCCCGTCGTACCCGATCTCGTCGACGTGTTCCGCCGGCGTGAGCACCTGCCCGCGGTGCTCGCCGACACCATTGCCGTCGGCGCCAAGGTGCTCTGGCTGCAGCAGGGCCTGTGGGACGAGCAGGTCGCCCGCGACGGCGAGGCGGCCGGACTGCAGGTCGTGATGGACCGCTGCATCAAGGTCGACCACGCCCGCCTTCTCGGTTAGCCGATCAGCGCGAGTGGATCGGCGACACGTCGTCGACCAACCAACGACCGTCGGCCTTGGACAACGCGATCCGCAGCGCGAGCACCGCGGCGTCGGGCGGCTTTCCCGGCGAGTTCTGCGTCCCGTGCAGAATCACCGCGACGCTGGCTGCGCTCGGGCCGATCGCCTCGACGCCCGCCGAGACGGTGCTCGCCTGCGCAGACACGTTGCGGCTCGTCAACTCCTTTGCCACCGTGGAGAATTCGTCCTTGAATGCCTGGGCGCGCTGCGGCGACATCATCGCCGCCGCCCGGTCGATCGACGCGGTGGGACTCTGCGGGGTGAATGTGGCCGAGGCTTCGGCCACACTGCTTGCGATGCCCACCACCTCCGCGGTGTCGTTGCGCAGCGTGCGGTCGGGCACCGTCCACTTCAGGTAGCCGACGAGCACCGCGGCCACCACCGCCGCCGTCGCAACCGCGACCACTCCCAGCCGCAGGCCCGGGCTGTCGTCGTCAGTGCCGACAGTCACCGCATCGCGGCGCGCCAGCACGACGTTCACCACGACGCCCTGGACGATGAGCAGGCACAGCACCGAACAGACCGACACCCACCACAGCGGCCAGGCCAAAGCCATCCCGATGTACACCAACGCGGCCATCGCCGCCAGCGGGGCGGCGACGTCGAACACGGCGACCCGCCAGGCGTTTCTCATCGGATCGGCTCCAACCGCGAGATCATCAGCTTGCCGTCCACGTCGGAGACGTCCAGCCGCAGCGCCCAGCGCACCGTCTGCGGCTCCTGCCTCCCGGCGTTCTCGCTGATAGACGTCGCCACCACCATGACGGTGTCGGTTCGTGACGCGAACTCCGACACCTCGGGTTGCAGTGGCTGCGGCCGTGCGCCGTCCGGGCCCGGCTGCGGGTGATAGATCGACTCGACCGCGACCGAGTCGATCTGCCCGGTGGTCCGCGACTGCAGCGTCTGCACGAGCTTGCGGTAGGGCTCGACGGCCGCGTCGAAATCCGCGTTGAGCTGACCGACGGTGTTTTCGTGCAGCTGGATCAGGTCGGCCTGGACGGTGTCCTTGTTCATGTTGATCAATACGCTGGTCCAGTCGGCAGCGGTCTGCATGACGCGGGCGTGGTACCTCAGTTCGTCGGTGTCGTCGCGGTGCTGAGTCCAGATCAGCGCAGCAAGCGCCACCGCGACGACCGCGATCAGCCCCAGCACTGCCGATGCGATGCCCAAGCTGGTGAAGACGGGGCCCCCCTCGATTGCGGTGGGCTCGTCCTCGGGCATGCGCGTGAGGGTACCGGGTTAAGGTGCAGACAGGCGTGAGCGGCCGACATCACAGCCCTCGGGCGCTACCGATCGGGGAAGCGGGGGTACGTGGCCAACTACCTGATCGCCGCCAGCCCGATCCCGGGGCATGTGATGCCACTGCTCAGCGTGGGCGCCGACCTGAGAAAGCGTGGTCACGGCGTCACCATCCTCACCGGCGCCGAGCACCGGAACGAGATGGCCGAGCGGAACCTGTCAGCGCTGGAACTTCCCGATACGGCACGCCCTCGACGATTCGACGGCGGCTTGCGCGGGGCGCCTGCGCTCTTGGACCGGTGGTACCGGGGCCGTGCCGAAATGCGCTCGGTGTTCATCGACCCGCTACCGGCCCAGTACTGGGCGCTGCGTAAGGCACTGCAGCGGGAGCGGTTTGACGCGGTGCTGTGCGATGTCGCGTTCACCGGTGTCCTACCGCTGTTGACCGGTCATCGGCCGCGGCCGTGGATTCTGGTGTGCGGGGTCGGCCCCTTGACGGTGTCCAGTGCCGACGCACCGCCGTTCGGAACGGCGTGGGCACCGCGTTCGGACGTCAACTACGAGTCGATGACGTGGGTGACGCATCGGGTGCTGTTCGGCGACGTGCAGGCCGATCTGAATGCCGCGCTCGCTACCGTCGATGCACCGCCGTCGCAGGTGTTTCTCACGGACTGGCCGCTGCTCGCCGACCGCTTGTTGCAGTTCACAGTGCCCGCGCTGGAGTACCCGCGCAGTGACCTGCCCGCGACCGTCGTATTCACCGGCCCCGTCGTCCCGCAGACCGCCGATGACCGGCACGGGTTGCCGTGGGATCCGGCCCACGACTTGCGCACCGTCGTCCACGTCACCCAGGGCACATGGGACAACGACGATCTCAACGCGTTGCTGATCCCGACTCTCGAGGCCCTCTCCGATCGGGACGATCTGCTGGTGCTCGCGACGACCGGGTGCCGTGGCCGTACAGCGCTTCCGGGACCCATGCCCGCCAATGCCTACGTCACCGACTTCCTGCCCTATGCGGAATTGTTGCCGCACGTCGACGTGATGCTCACCAACGGCGGATACGGCGGTGTGCATCAGGCGCTCTCGCATGGTGTGCCGCTCGTCGTCGCGGGCGGTACGGCCGACAAACCGGAGGTGGCCGCCCGCGTGGCGCACGCCGGTGCCGGCGTCAACCTGGGCACCTCGCGGCCCACCCGCGCCGCGATCGCCGGCGCTGTCGAGGAAATCCTCAGCACTGATTCCTACGGCGTCGCGGCCCACCGCGTGCGCCACGAAATCCGCGCGACACAGGCTTTCGACCGCATCGCCGAGACCTTGGCGAGCCTGGCGGTGCCGCAACGGCACGCGAAGCTGTCGACGCGTTCTGGCACCCTGGTGGGGTGACCGTAGAAGCAACCAAATCCGGCATAGACCTCAACTACATCGACACCGCCGCCCGCCCCCAAGACGACCTGTTCGGCCATGTGAACGGCCGCTGGTTGACCGATTACGAAATGCCCGGCGACCGCGCCACCGACGGCGCCTTCCGATTGCTCTACGACCAAGCGGAAGAGCGCGTGCGCGACCTCATCATCGAAGCGGCGGCATCGGGCGCCGCACAGGGCACCGACGAACAACGCATCGGCGACCTCTACGCCAGTTTCATGGACGAGCGAACCGTCGCCGCGCGCGGTGTGCAACCGCTGCTCGAGGAGTTGACGGCCATCGACGCGGCCGACACTTCCGAGGCGCTCGCGCGGGTGATGGGGGCGTTGCAGCGCAGCGGAGTCGGCGGTGCGACGGGCGTCTACGTCGACACCGACTCCAAGGACTCCAGCCGGTATCTCTTGCACCTGAACCAGTCTGGTTTGGGCCTGCCCGACGAGTCGTACTACCGCGACGAGCAGCACGCCGAGATCCTGGCTGCCTATCCGCAGCACATCGCGGCGATGTTCGGGCTCGTATACGGGTCCGACGGCGAGCACGAGGAAACCGCGGCGCGCATCGTCGCCTTGGAGACCAAACTGGCCGCCGCGCACTGGGATGTCGTCAAGCGCCGCGACGCCGACCTGACCTACAACCTGCGCAAGCTCGCGGACCTGCCCGCCGAGGCGCCGGGCTTCGATTGGGCCGGGTGGGTGACCGAGCTGGGCGGCTCACCGGAGAAGGCCGCCGAAGTGGTTGTGCGGCAACCGGATTACCTCACCACGTTCGCCGCGGCGTGGGCGGGCTCCGATCTAGAAGACTGGAAGCGTTGGCTGCGCTGGCGGGTCATCCACGCCCGCGCAGCCCTGCTGACCGACGATCTGGTCGCCGAGGACTTCGCGTTTTACGGCCGCAGGCTCTCGGGCACCGAGACGATCCGCGATCGATGGAAGCGCGCGGTGTCGGTGGTGGAGAGCCTGATGGGCGACGCCGTCGGCAAGCTCTACGTGGAGCGACATTTCCCGCCGCACGCCAAGGAGCGGATGGACGAACTTGTCGCCAACATCCGCGAGGCCTACCGCGTCAGCATCAACGCCCTGGACTGGATGACGCCGCAGACCCGGGAGAAGGCGCTGGCCAAGCTCGACAAGTTCACGCCCAAGATCGGATATCCGAAGAGGTGGCGCGACTACTCGAGCCTGGTGATCGAGCGCGACGACCTGTACGGCAACTACCGGCGCGGTTACACCGTCGGGTACGACCGCGAGATGGCCAAGCTCGGCGGACCGGTCGACCGTGACGAGTGGTTCATGACGCCGCAGACGGTGAATGCCTACTACAACCCGGGTATGAACGAGATCGTCTTTCCGGCAGCGATTCTGCAGCCGCCGTTCTTCGACGCCGACGCGGACGACGCGGTCAACTACGGCGGTATCGGCGCGGTCATCGGCCACGAAATCGGGCACGGCTTCGACGATCAGGGCGCCAAATACGACGGCGACGGGAACCTGGTCGACTGGTGGACCGACGAGGATCGTACCGAGTTCGGCGCTCGCACCAAGAAATTGATCGAGCAGTACGACGAGTATGTTCCTCGTCAGTTGAGCAACGGGCAGCGCGTCAACGGCGCGTTCACCGTCGGCGAGAACATCGGCGACCTCGGCGGGCTGTCGA contains:
- a CDS encoding M13 family metallopeptidase — translated: MTVEATKSGIDLNYIDTAARPQDDLFGHVNGRWLTDYEMPGDRATDGAFRLLYDQAEERVRDLIIEAAASGAAQGTDEQRIGDLYASFMDERTVAARGVQPLLEELTAIDAADTSEALARVMGALQRSGVGGATGVYVDTDSKDSSRYLLHLNQSGLGLPDESYYRDEQHAEILAAYPQHIAAMFGLVYGSDGEHEETAARIVALETKLAAAHWDVVKRRDADLTYNLRKLADLPAEAPGFDWAGWVTELGGSPEKAAEVVVRQPDYLTTFAAAWAGSDLEDWKRWLRWRVIHARAALLTDDLVAEDFAFYGRRLSGTETIRDRWKRAVSVVESLMGDAVGKLYVERHFPPHAKERMDELVANIREAYRVSINALDWMTPQTREKALAKLDKFTPKIGYPKRWRDYSSLVIERDDLYGNYRRGYTVGYDREMAKLGGPVDRDEWFMTPQTVNAYYNPGMNEIVFPAAILQPPFFDADADDAVNYGGIGAVIGHEIGHGFDDQGAKYDGDGNLVDWWTDEDRTEFGARTKKLIEQYDEYVPRQLSNGQRVNGAFTVGENIGDLGGLSIALLAYRLSRKGEPAPVLDGLTGEQRVFFGWAQVWRTKSRDAEAIRRLAIDPHSPPEFRCNGVIRNLDAFYEAFDVTEDDALYLDPQRRVRIWN